A single window of Candidatus Terasakiella magnetica DNA harbors:
- a CDS encoding HpcH/HpaI aldolase/citrate lyase family protein, whose protein sequence is MTKPAKKFFEPLAIGAPEPYREIPVKLERMVHFFPPHMEKMRAKVPDMVKKVDVILGNLEDAIPMDAKEEARAGFIEVATSTDFGSTSLWTRVNCLNSPWFLDDVTEIVAAAGDKLDVLMLPKVEGPWDIHYVDQLLAQLEAKHGVKKPIMIHAILETALGVEQVSEIAAASPRMHGMSLGPADLAASRGMKTTRVGGGHPFYGVLEDATEEGAARTLYQQDLWHFTVAKMVDACQSNGIKAFYGPFGDFSDNEACEAQFRNAFLLGCVGAWSLHPKQIDIAKKVFSPDVEEAKFAIRIIEAMPDGTGAVMIDGKMQDDATWKQAKVIVDLAKQVAAKDPDLAEAYGL, encoded by the coding sequence ATGACCAAACCAGCTAAGAAGTTTTTTGAGCCCCTCGCCATTGGTGCACCTGAGCCTTATCGTGAAATTCCGGTGAAGCTGGAACGTATGGTTCACTTCTTCCCACCGCACATGGAAAAAATGCGCGCCAAAGTGCCGGACATGGTCAAAAAAGTAGACGTGATCCTTGGTAACCTTGAAGATGCCATTCCTATGGATGCCAAAGAAGAAGCCCGCGCTGGCTTCATCGAAGTGGCAACAAGCACAGATTTTGGCTCAACGTCTTTATGGACACGTGTGAACTGCCTGAACTCACCATGGTTCCTTGATGATGTGACAGAAATTGTTGCAGCCGCTGGTGATAAGCTCGACGTTTTGATGTTGCCAAAAGTGGAAGGTCCTTGGGACATTCACTATGTGGATCAACTTCTGGCTCAGCTTGAAGCCAAACATGGCGTTAAAAAGCCGATCATGATCCATGCTATTTTGGAAACAGCACTGGGTGTGGAACAGGTTTCTGAAATTGCGGCAGCAAGCCCACGTATGCACGGTATGAGCCTTGGCCCTGCTGATTTGGCGGCTTCACGCGGTATGAAAACAACACGCGTTGGCGGTGGTCATCCGTTCTACGGCGTTTTGGAAGATGCCACTGAAGAAGGCGCTGCACGTACTTTGTATCAACAAGATTTGTGGCACTTCACTGTTGCGAAAATGGTTGATGCCTGTCAGTCAAACGGCATTAAAGCCTTTTACGGTCCCTTTGGTGATTTCTCTGATAACGAGGCTTGTGAAGCACAGTTCCGTAATGCGTTCTTGCTTGGTTGTGTGGGCGCATGGTCGCTTCACCCTAAACAGATCGACATTGCGAAAAAAGTCTTCTCACCAGATGTTGAAGAAGCCAAATTCGCCATTCGCATTATCGAAGCCATGCCAGATGGCACAGGCGCTGTCATGATTGATGGTAAAATGCAGGATGATGCCACATGGAAACAAGCCAAGGTGATCGTTGACCTTGCCAAACAGGTTGCGGCAAAAGACCCTGACTTGGCAGAGGCTTACGGTCTTTAA
- the xerD gene encoding site-specific tyrosine recombinase XerD: MKSSRHITSFLQMMSVERGAAQNTLDNYRRDLEKLEAYLVKKSQRIETATTEDLRGFIKVIHDSGYAPRTAARRLSAMKQFFKFMYGERLRQDDPAASLDTPKLGRTLPKFLTEEEVDELLNETKKDNSPKGLRLSAMLEILYACGLRVSELVGLPLSAFTRQTGMLIVTGKGNKERMVPLTKAAIDAVDLYIQERHEFLREGQESTWLFPSRSAKEGHVSRATFDKELRSMAIKAGITKKVSPHVIRHSFASHLLDRDVDLRSLQLMLGHADISTTTIYTHMIGEREKQLVLNKHPLAALFNPDDE, translated from the coding sequence ATGAAATCCTCGCGTCACATCACTTCGTTTTTACAAATGATGTCGGTGGAACGAGGTGCGGCGCAAAACACGCTGGATAATTATCGCCGCGACCTTGAAAAGCTTGAAGCCTATCTGGTTAAAAAATCCCAACGCATAGAAACCGCGACGACCGAAGATTTACGCGGGTTTATCAAAGTCATTCATGACAGTGGCTATGCCCCGCGCACAGCCGCGCGCCGCCTTTCAGCCATGAAACAGTTTTTTAAGTTTATGTATGGCGAGCGCCTGCGCCAAGATGACCCAGCAGCCAGCCTTGATACGCCAAAGCTTGGGCGCACACTGCCCAAATTCCTCACCGAAGAAGAAGTCGATGAGCTGTTAAATGAGACTAAAAAGGACAATTCACCCAAAGGCCTGCGTCTTTCTGCCATGCTGGAAATTCTCTATGCTTGTGGCTTGCGCGTTTCTGAACTGGTCGGCTTGCCCCTTTCTGCCTTTACCCGCCAGACAGGAATGTTGATTGTCACAGGTAAAGGCAATAAAGAACGCATGGTGCCGCTGACCAAAGCCGCCATTGATGCGGTTGACCTTTATATACAAGAACGACATGAGTTCCTGCGCGAAGGCCAAGAAAGCACATGGCTCTTTCCATCACGCAGCGCCAAAGAAGGCCATGTTTCACGCGCGACTTTTGATAAAGAACTGCGCTCTATGGCCATTAAGGCAGGCATCACCAAAAAAGTTTCTCCCCACGTTATTCGCCATTCTTTTGCCAGCCATCTGCTGGACCGTGATGTGGATTTACGCAGCCTGCAACTGATGCTTGGTCATGCCGATATTTCCACCACCACCATCTATACCCATATGATTGGCGAGCGTGAAAAACAACTGGTGCTCAATAAGCACCCACTGGCGGCATTATTTAATCCCGATGATGAATAA